A single window of Granulicella mallensis MP5ACTX8 DNA harbors:
- a CDS encoding spermine/spermidine synthase domain-containing protein encodes MPPFVYEDAGFLTLQFQSCVVQSEMKADDPGLLTLSYTRTMMGFLLLNSSPKNIAMIGLGGGSISKWCYKELPATDITVIEINPGVIALREVFHIPQDGDRFHLVCGDGADYVAETSDEPEVLLVDGFDYDGQPPQLCSQTFYDNCYRALGPNGILVVNLCGLNDRVLLDRIQRSFPEQGIVVVLPEDGSNKIVFATKGDNRWLLDEPLLHVLTRFGNRTKTELCEAASSHLAAEIRT; translated from the coding sequence GTGCCGCCATTCGTCTACGAAGATGCCGGCTTCCTGACCCTGCAGTTTCAGAGTTGCGTCGTCCAAAGCGAAATGAAAGCGGACGACCCCGGACTGCTTACTCTCTCGTACACACGCACGATGATGGGTTTCTTGCTCCTCAATAGCTCCCCCAAGAACATCGCCATGATTGGCTTGGGCGGCGGCTCAATATCTAAGTGGTGCTACAAGGAGTTACCCGCGACCGACATCACGGTGATTGAGATAAACCCCGGGGTGATCGCGCTCAGAGAGGTCTTTCACATTCCCCAGGATGGCGATCGTTTTCACCTTGTTTGCGGAGACGGTGCAGATTACGTGGCCGAAACTTCCGACGAGCCTGAAGTCTTGCTCGTGGACGGCTTCGACTATGACGGACAGCCACCCCAACTTTGCTCTCAGACGTTCTACGACAATTGCTATCGTGCGCTTGGTCCCAACGGCATACTGGTGGTTAATCTCTGCGGTCTAAACGACCGTGTGCTGCTAGACCGCATCCAGCGCAGCTTTCCAGAACAGGGCATCGTCGTGGTTCTGCCAGAAGACGGCTCCAACAAGATCGTGTTCGCGACCAAAGGTGATAATCGGTGGCTGCTGGACGAGCCGCTGCTGCACGTTCTGACCCGCTTCGGAAACCGCACGAAGACGGAACTCTGCGAAGCTGCGAGTTCACACCTGGCTGCTGAGATACGAACGTAG
- a CDS encoding ketoacyl-ACP synthase III, whose product MKLQIQPRLAVRAKISSLGTFVPPAVITNADLEKLVETTDEWIVERTGIRERHVVAKGVATSDLAAEAAKQCLTQRGVNASDVDAIIVATVTPDMTFPSTACLVQTKIPRYQGLGV is encoded by the coding sequence ATGAAACTACAAATACAGCCTCGGCTCGCAGTGCGGGCCAAGATCTCTTCTTTGGGAACTTTCGTCCCGCCAGCCGTCATAACGAATGCCGATCTGGAGAAACTTGTAGAGACGACGGACGAGTGGATCGTTGAGCGCACCGGCATCCGGGAACGGCATGTAGTGGCTAAGGGGGTTGCGACCAGCGATCTCGCGGCCGAAGCAGCCAAACAATGTCTCACTCAACGGGGCGTCAACGCCAGTGACGTTGACGCGATCATCGTAGCGACCGTCACCCCGGACATGACGTTCCCATCTACAGCGTGCTTGGTGCAAACAAAAATTCCGCGCTACCAAGGCTTGGGGGTTTGA
- a CDS encoding 3-oxoacyl-[acyl-carrier-protein] synthase III C-terminal domain-containing protein: MDKKQIVVNIENFGNTTAATIPLAMASALKSGQLERGNLVMLASVGAGFSAGATLLRWET; this comes from the coding sequence CTGGACAAAAAACAGATTGTTGTGAACATCGAAAACTTTGGAAACACAACCGCCGCTACCATCCCTCTTGCTATGGCATCTGCGCTGAAATCCGGACAACTCGAACGAGGCAACCTTGTTATGCTCGCCTCGGTGGGTGCCGGATTTTCTGCAGGAGCTACGCTGCTTCGCTGGGAAACGTGA
- a CDS encoding ArsR/SmtB family transcription factor, translating to MKASNPIELSLFKAEFFKALAHPMRIRIVDELRAGEIGVNDLSSRLEVEQSTLSQQLAILRARHIVNARKEGLSVLYSIRDPEIFRLLDVAKKIFNKHLVGVQDMLANL from the coding sequence ATGAAGGCATCGAACCCCATTGAGCTCAGCCTTTTCAAAGCCGAGTTCTTCAAGGCGCTTGCACATCCGATGCGTATCCGTATCGTCGATGAACTCCGCGCCGGCGAAATTGGAGTGAATGATCTCAGCTCCAGGCTGGAAGTGGAACAAAGCACGCTCTCACAGCAGCTTGCCATTCTCCGCGCTCGCCATATTGTGAACGCCCGCAAAGAAGGCTTGAGCGTTCTCTACTCGATACGAGACCCGGAGATCTTTCGGCTTCTCGATGTGGCGAAGAAAATCTTTAATAAACACTTGGTCGGTGTTCAGGACATGCTGGCCAATCTGTAG